ggatttttaattaattaaatcaactcCACAAAGAAAACCCAGATGGAAAATTCTAAAGTCAAACTTTCTGACTCACAAGAAAAAGATATACATTTTACAAGATACGATCATGGCCATCATCAATTATTGACGTGTCTAGCTAGTGTCGTCGAGTTAAGAGAGAAAAAATTAGTGCAGTACCATGGAGGATTCTCACTAAGAGGGAGACCCCTAACTTTGGGAAAGAAAGTTAGCTAGCTATTGCAATTTCCATCAACAATTCTAACGTGGGATTCTGTCTGTTTTTATTGTAGGGCTTGAGATTTGGATTTATGGATGAAATGCATATGATGATCTATATATTCAAATGCAAAGTTCCACCATGTCGTGCAGTTGTAGATAGAGTTGAAATGGGTGGAGGGTTCATATACTATTTTCACTTGAGAAAATGGGGGTAGTAGACTTCCCACTAAGTGTCTATAAAATTCCATACCCACACACAACACAGATAATGGAATCCAATAGACCTGCCCTGCTGCCTAATGTGATTCCCAGCAGCCCCCAATTTGTTGGGATTCTTTAATTCTTATTCACTGAATTAACAAGGGGTTAATTTTTGCTGATCATTGATTCTTTTGATGGATTCTTCTTTTGTTTGCTTCCTTCGTCATCCATCTCTTGTATAAAGATTCTCTTACTCCTGCCTTTTTCTTAGGGCTAAGGAATCTCTGCACACCCCCACTTGATTTTAGAATCCAAAAACCCCCATCATGATCACCTCATTACCATTATCTTTTTGCAGACCATAATGAAATATTTCTCCCCCCACACACACCAACAACCCAACCCCCACTCCTACCTCTCCACCCAACACCACCCCCCCCCACCACCCCACACACCACACCACCCCTCACCTGAGCTTGAATAGGaaacctcaattaatttatagaaGTAAGCTTTAATAAAAAGCATATGAAGGTATGACTTCTGCCAATAGGCTTGTGgggattaaatatttaaattatatggtCCATCCACTAATTAAGGTCTAAAATAAAGTGATTATGGATTATAATGGTTTCACCTTTGGGTTTTACCTAAATTATGCTTCCTATTAGTCATGGTGGTAATATATAACATCTGCCATGGATATATTATAATTGAAATCTACAGTAAAGAAAATATCTTGTAGATTAATTTTATCCAGAAATTTGCATGTGATGCTGAAGCATGCATGAGTTCCGTAAAGAATTATCACAATAGAAAGAGAgagttaggaaaaaaaaaaaaaaagagctatgTATATCCTGAGAGCAATAATAAGTGGTTAGGTACAGAAGAATTCTATCAGGAATTCTCACTGAAAAGAAGAAAATTTGAAGTATTTACAATATGCTTGTATAACAAACACATGACTAATGGAAGCCAGTTAAGAATTAATGAATGCTAATTGAGGAGAAAAGCAGGATGATTCAGCAAGCAAACATGGATCTTTTTTGGCTGAATTTTTTTCTAAAAGAGTTTAAAACCGGATTGAATTAAAACTAAATCTTAATTAGAGGATCCTGCAGTCAAGTCTTAAATCTGTTAATCTTCAACTAGAATCACCGATTTTGATCCGTACCGACGGCCAACTCGACTTTAGCCCTCTTATGTCCATATAGAATTGGCTTAAGTTAAGCGAAATGAGCAGTGGCCATATCTTTTGACGCAACCCTATCTTTAATTTCTTTGCTTTTTTTAGAGCTGTTATAATCATCTTTCATTGTCAATTTTAAAATGGCAAGAAGTGGTGGTGGTGGATGATttgcatatattttttttattaatactaAAAGTAAAGAACATGTATAGTAGCACAATGGTTAATTACcaatcaaaaattaattaatcatgtCCATCCATCCATCCATCAATCATTTGCTTTGATTAAACTCGACCACTGTTGCAGTTTCGTATCCTCTCTAACTATATCCTAATCTATTGATTGATGCAATATTGGTCAAAAATAATCAAGAAATGGTGGCTCTCATTTGGAATCGAAAGCAAAAAGCTTATGGCTTTAACGATGATTAAGGGCAGGACAATTTTACGGGCTGGACTCAATTACTGAGTAATATAATATTGCAATATTTATGGTATTTATTCAACTTAATCTGATAATCCTTTTCTTTTTAGCGGCTACTTGTGAAGTTGCAGTTGCATTCATGGTTCGTGAGGGACAAGCAACTACAGTACACACGTTATTTGCCAATTGCCATGCATCATTGTTGGGTGTGGATTGGATTCATCCATTAAACATACATCCATCCATCCATCCATCCCACATGCTTAACATAAAAATCACGTTTATTTTATtaagcatatatttatatatatattcaacttAATCTGATAATCCTTTTCTTTTTAGTGGTTACTTGTAATGTTGCAGTTGCATTCATGGTTCGTGAGGGACAAGCAACTACGGTACACACGTTATTTGCCAATTGCCATGCGTCATTGTTGGTGTGGATTGGATTCATCCATTAAACATGCATCCATCCATCCCACATGCTTAACATAAAATCATGTTTATTTTattaaggatatatatatatatatatatatatatatatatatatagacacattactatgataaaataaaaaatatctcATTTAGACTACGTTTGTTTGgtgagaaatattttttttttatattttttagcattttaaatatttcttgaaatagatgaatgaaaatattttctttataaaagaaaaaaaatcatttttaaagaaaattactttttatttttaaaagaggaagtattttttaaatttcataatatgattaaaatgtaaaaatatttaaaaatgtaTAATGCAAAAcatgcaattaatttaatattataattaaataataaaaaatatttaaataaaaatatttttcatttataagttATTTTTACAGAAAAAAAGTaacattaataattttataattatctaAAATTTATAGAATTATAAATTTGAACTCTAATTgaagtttaataaaaaaaatggacaaataaaaatttatggaTAAATTTTTTTCCATTATTATTCAATATCATAATTAAAGTatctatatttaaaaaataaatgatcatTTTTAATGGTGAATAGTAAAATTACCTTAATGTCTTTCTCaacaaattattattttatttctgaattttactattattaatacatcatctttaaattttaaaattattaacacTTTAATTTTCTATTTGTCACCTTTAATCCTTTGACTTAAATTGGCAAGAATGAATGAACTGGCgaaaatatatgataaaataaaaatttataaatgtttttatcaatttttaaaatatagaaattcaaatattaattatagtataatacttaaataaaaaataataaaatttatccaGTTTACAAACATAAAATTTGAGCAATTGGGTCAATAGAGTTCCCACAATCaccattaattttatatatatttcttcaaaattttgttagatattcaattattataaatatataaaaaaatatatatttctttaaatttcaaataaaaaaaatattttttacttgAAAATCAATACTATACATGAACTCGTATCGTAGAAGACAAAACTGAAGAAATTAAGACTCAAAATTCAGGATTCTCAGATAGAAAATGTGGGAGGGAAAGGTGTCAAATACAAGTGTAAAAGGCAAGGTGCTTTGGAACCACGTCACATAGAGCGAAACAGCCGATGATGTATTGCAAGGCAATTTGGCAGAAATTTGCAGAGCCAAGACAAATCTAGCATGCAAATTGAAAACAGACCCCCTTCGCCCTTTTCTTGAAATTGCAATTAAGAGGGTCGGTTTTAGTCGTTTTTGGCGGTGCTTTGGTCATCAACACTTTTCTCCACCGCCACCGTCAATTGCTATAACCTCGCTATCACCAAGTTCttgcacttctataattttttttaaattattgttaaaattatagTGGACAAATATTTTagagaggattttttttttaataatagtttACTTAATTGTGAATGATTTTCAGCCGcgaaaaataattattaagatAAATTTATATCGTTGagtcataaatttttatttattaaataaatatattataaataaaaaaataaattttattttttaacaggAATAAATGAGGTTTCTTTCACTTTTTTATACAAATTTCTTTCATAATTTTCAACTATCTTCTCTTAATTTTTTTGATATATCTTTTTATTTCTCTTATTTCTAAAAGTTTAAATGTGTTTAGTATTCCTATTTAAGATTTATTGTAATAAAAGAAAAGAATTCTATTAGtattataatacaaattttaataGCCACCACGTAAAACCTAAAGCTCAAGAATATTGAGCAGCCAAAGCTTCCGCCCTTACTGCAGAACTCATAAATGCTTTTTATTGTTATTGAAAACGTTGttgaaattttttatattatttataataaaatatatattatatagttttattattttcttgTAGTCCATGCTCCTATCTAATCAAAGAAGATTCAAATTAAGAATCTTACATTAATGTTATTCAGAAGAAATTTCAATTGTCATAATCAGATTATGAGCTTTCACTATAGATCGACTTGCTGCGTGGACCTTTCCAATACTGAAGATTTGAATGTAGAGTTGAACAGCATTCCTCTTTCCTCTTAATTTCCCCAAAAGCACgttattttttactaaattaagactaggagaagaaaaatttttcaacttatttaattattttcacactaacatcctaattaatttaaaatggGTATAATTTATTCAATATATTTTAATCGTTGAATATGatagaatttattataaattattataatcaaCAATCATAATATAATCACTATACATAAAAtgattgtattttaaaatttttcctaaattaatTGGGTGTGGATGAGGTTGCATTCGTATTCTTAAGCAGGCtgccatattttatttttaaatattattagaaaaaaGTCTTAACTACTATAATATGGCAACTGTAGGAATTTTATTTGCTGACATCACCTAAATGTTTGCTCAATTCTTACTTCTTAACTTGAATTGTTATTGAAAAGAAGGCAGATCTTTTCTTTCATCTTATCTTTTTAAGAGAGAAATTTCGTCTCGTTTTTAGGTGATTTATGAGACTAAAGATCTCTCTATTGTCGAGCTTCCTTTCCTTCCTCCCTGCCTGGTATGGAGGAAAGCAACTTCATGGAAATGGGTATAGAGAGTGGAGAAAAAAAGTGACATGCATGCAACAATGACAGTTTAAAACGTTCTATTTGCAAAATTAAAATTGTCCATTTGGCTCCAATCTCACTTAGCTTAATTAACTCGtaatatcttagttaaaaattggaTATGAATCTAACTTTAGATGGAACAAACGAAGAGGAAGATGATGCAATATAGTTAgaaaaaattgatgaaaaatgaaagTCAAAGGCAAGCGTAAAAGAAAGTTAACTTCTCAAGTGTGGAGTTTTTGATCAATTGTCACATAAGTCGGTTGATGGAAAGCAAAGATGTAAGTGTAAGAAATGTGGAGTTATATTTATTTGTGACACCAAGTATGGGATAGGTAACCTCAAACGCAATTCTCAATCTTGGGTTAGGAAAGACACTCGTGATATTGGGCAATTAACTATGGGTCATGATTTGTCAGTTATGTCTACAAAATTTAATGCTAATAAATTTTGTGAATTGATTGTGCCTGCAATTGTTACGCATGATTTGCCATTATCATTCATTGAATATGTTAGTGTTACAGCGTTATTCTCTTGTTTGGGCGATGATATTTTAGCAATGtagaaatttaatatttttttatttattttaattagttaataatattttaatatatttataaaaaaaatattttattggataacatacttatttatttaattatatatatatatatatttaaaattaaatatatatttataatataaacaaCTCAATTGAATAACgacttttatttcaatttataccTAATAAaactcttaaaatatatatatcataATCATCTATTTCTGCTAAACTGTACTCTCAAAAACCtatttattatcttttttttctaccaaatactatcaacaggtattttcatcatctttcaTTCAttgttatatatgtatatatacatatatataaatatataaaaatttacgaTTTACAATTTGATGTGCgtaaaaaattcttaaattttctctATTAATCATTTTAAATTCTGATTTcaagataaaaatttaatttctttgtttaataatagataaatttgattttatttttttttattgaattactATAAATACTCTAGaaattcattattattattattatcaactttggcttcaaaataaaatttttatatatattatatgggTCTGTCATATTAACTTAGTTTGGTTGATATTTGAATATTTGGATGATTTGTAGTTAATCTTTGAATAATTGGATGTTTGGatatctaaattattttttaatatttaggtgatataattttaatattttttaatatattttaacatGGTAATCAGGATAAATGTGTCTAATGGGCTAAACGTATCGTGTCATGTAAGATTTATAATTAtccatttattaaaatatattaaatgtaTCGTATTGGGTCGTATGATGCattaataattcatttatttaaataGATTATATAGATCGTATCGTGTAACCTGTATCATAAATATATCTATATTAGAGTTGAATATTTTACACCGTTAGTTAAATAGTTCatattttaattagttattttCATATTATACATGTATATTAACACGTTTTATTTATGATTCGCGAACACAAATTGCCAGCCCTACTTACAAAATCATTTCCTCCTTCAAGCGACTGAGGGAGCGGGTTATGAAAGGGGTATTTTCGTCTTCTTCGTGGTCATCCGCGTCACTCTCTCCCTCCAATTACGCCAAGTTGACTCACGTGCTTGACAATTCACACTGCCCAATTTCCAAGCGATCAAATCGCCGTAACTCTGTTGTTCGTGGAGAAATTACATGGTAATATTGATGCCATGTATGCTGAGTATATGGGTCAATGAATATTTAACACATAAATTTATATAgttactttaaaaaaaattatttaatagctTTTACTTTTTAAGGTTCAAATATAAGatctatttttatttaaatttattaatttatcaatttatataaaattttctatATAAAATCACTATATTTATGACTCTAATAAGGTAAGAAACATTTTTAAATctgagtaattttttttttactatgtttgatattattattaaatttattttaaaaaaaatatattttaaatatattaatttgaacatattaaaatttaattaatatatttaaataataaaaaaaacctcAAATTTAAAATCttctatttattttatatgagATTGATTTATATCTTACTGCATAGTCTATAACTAATATCTAAATTTATtagatttttattaaattaaaaagaaaagattttgttaggttgaatatatatatatatatatatatatatatatatatatatatatatatatatatatatatatatatatatatattattgtgaTTGTGGTTCTGATTCTCCTCTATTTTTGGACCTTATATATATTCTAGCCCTCCACCTCCACGGATCAAAGGCCATTCATTCAAAACTTTCCGCTTTCTATACGCCTGGCCTCAGCTTCTCCCTCATCAATGGCGCTTCGTAAATTGCTCTCGAAGCGTCTTTCCGATACTTACAGGCTAGCCTCACCGGCAGTGACACTAGAACATTTACCTATCTTTTCCCCTACCACGCTTCAAGCCACACTACCACCAAATGCAACGAAAACCAACTTCCACAGAGAGTCCCTAACCTCTACGGAATCCTCCGACAAAGGATTTTTCAGGCGATTCCTTCACCGGAAAGCTATAAATCAGTTGCCTGAGTTCCTCTCCCTGCCGGTCGGCGAGAAGCTGAGGGAGAAGCTCAAAGGCATCAACATTACCGGAGAAAGGCTCCGCCTGGATGGACTCGCTCCTCCGGCCCCGCAGGAAAAGGTTTCCAAAGATCCTAATCGGTTTGGAATTTCGGTTGAGGATGCGAGGAAGCTTCTGAGACTCTCGCAGGTGGAGAAGCTAAAAGCGAAGCTCAAGGAGATTCCAAAGACCTCGATTTCGTACTCCGAGTTTGTTCAGGTGTGTGTGGAGGGGTGCGGGAGTGAACATCAAGGAATTGAGTTTGCTAAGACGTTGGACCAGTCCGGAAACGTCATCGTTTTAGGGAATATTGTGTTCCTCCGGCCGGAGCAggtattaaattaaaagaaataataatgaTAACAATTAACAAGAAATAAAGTTCCGTTGCAATTTCCTTCGGCTTTGTAACCGGAAATCCTGCTTGAATCAAACCGATTGGGTTTATATGTAGACCCAAAcccatttttttattattttaatttcaattaaaatttaaatttaataccaCTAACTGTTGGTGGCCCTGTCTATCTTCTAGCAATGGGTTGCAAGTGGCATGCCCGAAATTGCCTCAGGTCCACTTGTTTCCCATGCTTCCCGGTGAACAGGCCGCTAATTAATTGTGATACTGTGATTACTTGAATTTGGTATGCTTAATCATCTGATTGTTTGGTTGGCAGGTGGCCAAGTCAATGGAGAATATAATCTCAGAGTCCATAGCTACTCCTAATGACCCAAGAAGAAAACAACTGGAGCACATGGAGCAGCAAAAGGCGGCAATCGACCAAAAGGCCCGAGCCCAAGTTCGGGGTGAGCTTTATTGTGGACTAGGCTTCTTAGTGGTCCAAACACTTGCGTTCATGAGACTTACTTTCTGGGAACTCACCTGGGATGTGATGGAGCCCATATGCTTCTTTGTCACTTCACTTCATTTTGCCCTTGCCTATGCATTCTTTCTTAGGACATCCGTTGAACCATCTTTTGAAGGCTACTTCCAGCGCCGGTTCAAAGCCAAGCAGAAGAAACTCATGGAAATCCACAGCTTTGATATGCAAAAATATACCGAGCTTCGAAAAGCTTTTTATCCAAATTTAGGCTATGGGTTTCCTCACTCGGAACATTACAAGCCATTGAACAGCGATGAGGGAGCATTTCTTTGATCCAAGCAGCATTAAAATGAGCGAGtaattttcaagcaataaatagcaCAAAAGGAgcaaaaaattttgaacaattggtGATAAACCTATTCATTCGGTTTGGTGTAGGTCTATCTAGTTGAGAGAGCATAAAAGTTTGGACTCCATAGTCTATATACAGAAAAGGAGGAATAGGGTCTAACAGTGACCCATGTATATATTTTGGACAGTATTGTGGCTTGGTTCTCAGTAGTTTTGGACTGGCTCTCGGCCTAAGCCCCCCAAAATCAGTTGTATTATGGTTCCAGTGTCCACTATGGGATTACATTCCTCTGCTATAGACCCCGTAAATTGTGAAGTGGTCTTAATTTTCTCCCCTGTAAAGCATAAATGTCCGAATACAAGTACCTTAATTTTGTctaatattttctttaaattgtAAAAGTCCAGGTTTTTTATTTTCATACATCGGATAATTAAATTAA
This is a stretch of genomic DNA from Hevea brasiliensis isolate MT/VB/25A 57/8 chromosome 12, ASM3005281v1, whole genome shotgun sequence. It encodes these proteins:
- the LOC110631582 gene encoding calcium uniporter protein 4, mitochondrial, producing MALRKLLSKRLSDTYRLASPAVTLEHLPIFSPTTLQATLPPNATKTNFHRESLTSTESSDKGFFRRFLHRKAINQLPEFLSLPVGEKLREKLKGINITGERLRLDGLAPPAPQEKVSKDPNRFGISVEDARKLLRLSQVEKLKAKLKEIPKTSISYSEFVQVCVEGCGSEHQGIEFAKTLDQSGNVIVLGNIVFLRPEQVAKSMENIISESIATPNDPRRKQLEHMEQQKAAIDQKARAQVRGELYCGLGFLVVQTLAFMRLTFWELTWDVMEPICFFVTSLHFALAYAFFLRTSVEPSFEGYFQRRFKAKQKKLMEIHSFDMQKYTELRKAFYPNLGYGFPHSEHYKPLNSDEGAFL